The DNA window GTTATTGTATGTGCCAGGAATATACGTGGCCTGAAAGGTCAACCGCTTATAGCCGATAGAAGCCAACGGCAGCGGCGCCGGGATCGGAATATAGTCCCAGTTATGGCGTGCGGTAACGCTGGTGGTAAAACCTAACCCCAGCCGGAAATCTTTATCATCCAGCGGGCGCCAGATTTTCTCATAGGCATAGCCGCCAATCGGTTCCCATTTATTGAAGGAATCCTTGAATGCCATGATATAAATACCGTGCCAATCACCGTCCTGATCGAAACGCGAAATACCATAGCCTGCGCCCCACGGCCGCTCATTGTACTTGTCGATCTTTTCCTGATCGTAAGTCCAACGGTTATGCCAGGTAATCGCCGGCAGGTATACGTCATGATTCGGCGAGTTGTTCCAGGTTTCCGCCACATTGCTTTTGAAGCGTTGCCACAACCCCGGATTCTCCGTCTGCTGCACATTGCCATTTTCTGCACTAACCTCGGCATAAGAAGGCAGTGCAGGAAATATCAACGCCAGGGAGCAAGCCAAAAGTGTCCGTTTAAAAAACATCATAGAACTCCTGCATAAATTAAGGCCGGGGATTCTTACCGATCGTATGGAGAATATCAAGAACTGTATTTTCTTTATCCAGCGACTTTTATCACTTGTTGACGGTCTATTAAGTTTCGTTATCGCCAGAGGCATGAATATCAACGGCCTATCCCCGTCATACTGCACGTTGCAGGCATGCGGGTGGTTACTCGATCCCAGACGGCTGACAGCGTGTGATATTAGGTATGGCTTCACCTAGCGGCATGTGCAATATCTCGGGTGTCAGCGATTCTGCCCATATCCGGTACCGCGCTCTATCAGAAAAAACCTATACTCGAAATAATTTGTAGGGTAACGGGCAAAACCAACGCGTTTATGACAAAAGTTTAGCGCACCACCAGCAGGCGGGTAATTTTAATGCCGGCAGATATATACACGTCACCCTTCAAGCTGCCGCTTTGTTGGCTGCGTTCAGCAACCCCGGTCACAGAGTTATCTATGCTCCCGGGGATTTCCTCACTTGCCGCCTCGATGCACCTTGAATGATTTTGTGTATAGTGGCGGCTGCAACGCGCAGGCGTATGGCAGGGGCAATATTTTAATTTTGGGAGACGGGAATTATGGTTGTTGGGCCATTTATCAATGCGGCGGCAATTTTGCTGGGCGGCATCGCCGGCGCCGTACTAAGCAACAAACTGCCGGAGCGGGTGCGCCTGGCGTTGCCTTTAACATTCGGCATTGCCTCAATGGGCATGGGCGTGGTGCTGATTGTCAAAGTGGCGCACATGCCGGTGATGGTGTTGTCGCTGGTGCTTGGCGCCCTGATTGGCGAGCTTTGCTACATTGAGCGCGGCATTGGCCGCCTTGCCGGTTGGGCGCGCGGGCTTATCGCCCCGCGTTCATCCGCGCGCTCAGCGCCGGCCGGCGGCCAACAGGAGTTTTTGGACGCGTTCGTCGCCATTGTGGTGCTGTTTTGCGCCAGCGGCACCGGCATTTTCGGATCGATGCACGAAGGCATGACCGGCGATGCCAGCGTGCTGATCGCCAAATCGTTTCTCGATCTGTTCACCGCCACCATTTTCGCCGCCTCGCTGGGGATCGCCGTGGCGCTGATCGCCATTCCCCAAATGGCGATCCAACTGCTACTGGCATTCGGCGCGGTGTTTATCCTGCCGCTCACTACCACCGCCATGCAGGCGGATTTCTCTGCCGTTGGCGGGCTGATGATGCTGGCGACCGGGCTACGCATCTGCGGCATCAAATTGTTCCCGGTGGCGAACATGCTGCCGGCGCTGGTGCTGGCGATGCCTATTTCATCGCTGTGGTCAGCCTTCTTCTAGCCGGCTACTGCGCCCTGGCCAGGCAGCGCTGGTAGCGCTCGTCCACCCGCTTGGCAAACCAGGCGGTGGTCAGTTTACGGGTGATTTTCGGGCTTTCCAGCGAAATGCCCGGCAGTATCGCCCGCGGCAGCGTTTTACCCGCGGCCTTATCTGCCTGTGCATAAACCCGCTGGTAGAGCGTAGTGTCTTCAAACGCCTGCTCGTTACCCTTTTCCAACGCACGACGGATCGCCGAATCACTCATCGCCAGGCGCTTGCCCAACGAGCGCACCGCCAGTTCGGTTGAACCGGGCTTGTCCGTGCCGTAATTGATCACATCGCCATCCAACGCCAGCGGAATGCCACTCAGGCGGCTGACCGCGCTTTGGAACGCGGCATTGCGGCTGGCGTACCAACCGGCATTGAAATCGGCAAAGCGATAAATCGGCTGGCTGTAATCAGCCGGGTAACCAAGCAAGTGCATGATGCCGAAATACATGCCGCCACGGCGGCTGAACACTTCACGGCGAATCGAGCCGTCGATGGCGTAGGGGTAGCCTTTGGCGTGCGCCTCGGCGAACGCAATGCTGACCTGCATCGGCCCGCCGGTGCGCACCGGGTTCAGGCGGCCAAACAGCTTCTGCCCCATCGGCACCATATCGATGAAATCATCAAAGATCTCACTCAGTTCTTTTTCGCTACGCACTTTGTCCAAACGTTCGCTGTAGCTTTTGCCGTTTGGCGATGTGATCAACAACGCGGTGTGCACCAAAAACGGCGGAATATGCATTTGGCCGGCGCGGCGATCGATCTCTTGCCAGGCGATTTTCGCCAGCCCCGGCACCTGCGGGTTAGCCCGGAAGGTGGACTCCTGCTCGGTAACGGCCAATACCGCGCACAGGTTCTCATTGCTGGCGGGGATGCCCTGCGCCACAAAGGCGGCGGTAATGTCAGTGGCCCAGCCCTGGCGATCGCTGGCATTTGCCGGCAGCAGCCGGCCCAATTGCGCTTTAACGTCCGCCGGGCGCGGCGCCGGCGCCTCGGGTGCTTTGCTGGTACAGCCGGCCAGCGCCAGCAACGCAGCCAGCACGCAGCCACGCGGCGCAAAAATACGGTAATTTGGCATTTTTTCCCTGAAGATCATCGAATAGACTGCGGTGACGTTATCCCAGCCGGGCATTATGATCCAGCCCACACGGCGGAAAAACGCCTGCCGGCCATGTTAATCACTGCCAATAAGGTGTATTTTACATGCATCTTATTAATCATCATCAGGCCGAAACCGGCGCCACATCAGGGGAAAACCCATGGAAACACTATTCTGCTATAAAACCATGCCGCAATGGGACAACGCCACGCTGCCCGCGGCTTTCCGGCAAAAGCACAACACGCAGGCCGGCACCTGGGCCAGGCTGCGGATACTGCGCGGCACGTTGGATTTTGCACTGATGACCGAAGCCGGGGAAACCACTCAAACCCTGCAGTTCACCCCGGAAAGCCAGCCGCCGTTCGTGGAGCCGCAGCAATGGCACCGCATCGTTTCCTGTTCTGCCGATATGCTCTGCCAACTGGCGTTTTACTGCAGCGCGGAAGACTACTACCA is part of the Gibbsiella quercinecans genome and encodes:
- a CDS encoding DUF554 domain-containing protein — translated: MVVGPFINAAAILLGGIAGAVLSNKLPERVRLALPLTFGIASMGMGVVLIVKVAHMPVMVLSLVLGALIGELCYIERGIGRLAGWARGLIAPRSSARSAPAGGQQEFLDAFVAIVVLFCASGTGIFGSMHEGMTGDASVLIAKSFLDLFTATIFAASLGIAVALIAIPQMAIQLLLAFGAVFILPLTTTAMQADFSAVGGLMMLATGLRICGIKLFPVANMLPALVLAMPISSLWSAFF
- a CDS encoding DUF1615 domain-containing protein, whose product is MPNYRIFAPRGCVLAALLALAGCTSKAPEAPAPRPADVKAQLGRLLPANASDRQGWATDITAAFVAQGIPASNENLCAVLAVTEQESTFRANPQVPGLAKIAWQEIDRRAGQMHIPPFLVHTALLITSPNGKSYSERLDKVRSEKELSEIFDDFIDMVPMGQKLFGRLNPVRTGGPMQVSIAFAEAHAKGYPYAIDGSIRREVFSRRGGMYFGIMHLLGYPADYSQPIYRFADFNAGWYASRNAAFQSAVSRLSGIPLALDGDVINYGTDKPGSTELAVRSLGKRLAMSDSAIRRALEKGNEQAFEDTTLYQRVYAQADKAAGKTLPRAILPGISLESPKITRKLTTAWFAKRVDERYQRCLARAQ
- the pagP gene encoding lipid IV(A) palmitoyltransferase PagP — translated: MMFFKRTLLACSLALIFPALPSYAEVSAENGNVQQTENPGLWQRFKSNVAETWNNSPNHDVYLPAITWHNRWTYDQEKIDKYNERPWGAGYGISRFDQDGDWHGIYIMAFKDSFNKWEPIGGYAYEKIWRPLDDKDFRLGLGFTTSVTARHNWDYIPIPAPLPLASIGYKRLTFQATYIPGTYNNGNVFFAWLRWQF